CCAAATTGCTTATGTGAATAGAGTTTCTTAACCTACCGAGTGCCTCAATTCTAGCCGAGAGATTGTCTCTGTTAAACCTAACGTCAATTCGCCATTTTCCGTCTTGTTGATATCCACCAATAGGTCCGCCCGATAGGATGCCTGAACGATTACATCTGTTCATATAAAAGGTCGAAAAACCTACTTCAAATAGATCGTGTATGTTTGGGTTTTTGGAAATTTCGCGTTGCCGGGCCCACTCCTCCATTGTAAGATGAACTTGCTGAATGTTGTCTATGAATTGTTCGCTCTCTGAGAGCAAAGCTTGCCAAAAAGAGTAGATGCGGATATCTGCGTCGTTAAGAAAAACTTCTGACACAGCTCCAGACATTAGCAGTCCAAGGGCCGCTCCTGCACCGCCAGCATAGGGCTCAAAATAAGGACACCCTTGGAGATCATTTAAATAAACCAAATCATCAATGAAGTCTGTTAGGCAGGCTTTGCCGCCAGGGTAACGTAAGGGGCTAATGTGAGGAAGGGTCTTATATTTCATGTTAACCTGATGTTGTTCATCTGTTGCCCCAACGAAGAAGATCAACGCGAACGGTTAAATAAAACAAACTATTTACGACTAAAAGACAATAATTTTCATCAACTTACATTATTCTCAAAGAGATGTAAACTACTCAAAAAGTTGGTGTGTGAAATGGTGTATATGTATTTAATCTGTCCGGGAGGGGGAAAAGGGGACAGGCTACTTTAAATATTAGCCTGCCCCTTTTTTATTCTGTACCCCTGCTTTTTCAACCGATTCCATGAGTGCATTAATCCCTGCAACTGTAGAGAAGATTTAAGGGACGTTGTTGATATGTTGACAGCTTCCCGGGAGAGATCCGTAAATCCATATCTTTAATTCGACCCGGGCACATTGCGAGATATCGTTTCCGGTAATTCCCCCCTGAACGACTTGTCCTGTTCCGGTTATAACCACTCTGGTGTAGAATCCCAGGCATGACCGACCTGCGCAAAATCATCCATATCGACATGGACGCCTTTTACGCCGCTATTGAGCAGCGCGACAATCCGAAGCTGCGCGGCAAGCCGGTGATCGTCGGCGGCGATCCGGATGCCCGCGGGGTGGTGGCGACCTGTTCGTACGAGGCGAGACGGTTCGGAATCCATTCGGCGATGTCGTCAGCCAGGGCCTACCGGCTCTGCCCGCAGGCGATCTTTGTGCGCCCGCGCTTCGAGGCGTACCGTGCCGTCTCCTTACAGATCCGGGAGCTGTTCCACGAGTACACCGACCTGGTCGAACCGCTCTCCCTCGATGAAGCCTTCCTCGATGTCACCGACAACAAGAAAGAGATCGCTTCGGCGACCTGGGTCGCCAGGGAGATCCTGCAGCAGATCCGCGCACGCACCTCTCTGACCGCTTCGGCCGGAGTCTCCTACAATAAATTCCTGGCCAAGATCGCCTCCGATGTGAAAAAACCGGCCGGGCTGACCGTGGTGACTCCGGAACAGGCTGCGGCGTTTATCGACACGCTGCCGATTCGCCGGTTTCACGGTGTCGGCAAGGTGACCGAGCAGCGGATGAAGTCGCGCGGTATTTTGACCGGCGCCGATCTGCGTCAGCGGAGCCTGGAAGAGCTGCAGCGGGATTTCGGCAAGTCGGGGCAGTATTTCTTTAACATCTCCCGCGGCATCGATCACCGGCCGGTGGTGCCGAACCGGGTGCGTAAGTCGATCGGCAAGGAGACCACCCTCGCTGAGGATTGCGGCGATGTCCGGCAGATGGTCACCATATTGAGTGATCTGGCGCGGAAGGTTGCGAACCTGGTGCAGAAACACGAGACCAGCGGCCTCACCCTGACCCTGAAAGTGAAATATTCCGATTTCGAGATCGTGACCCGGAGCCAGACCGGCCCGGAACCGATCGTCGAGGCCGATGTCATGCTCGAGCTGGCCGAAGAGCTGTTGACCAAAACCGACGTGAACGAACGGCCGGTCCGGCTGCTTGGATTGACGCTTTCGCAGCTGACAACCGAGATTCCGTTTGAGACTCCCTTGCAGCTGGAACTCCCATTTCCCGGGAAGAGCTAAAGTGAATTCGGGGACACATAACTTATGTGTCCCCGAATTGCTTTATGCGGCTTTCGGCTTGATCAACAGAAGTTGAACAGGTAGAGTCCGGGGACATAATCCCTTTTTCAAAAAGCAAGACTATGATCACCAATATTATCTCATCGCTGAACCTCATCTCCCACCCGGAAGGGGGCTGGTACCGGGAAACCTGGCGCGCTGCTGAAACCATCCCGGCCGCCGGTCTGCCGGAGCGTTTTGCCGGTGAGCGCAGCTTCGCCACCTCGATCTACTTCCTGCTGACCTCCGACACCTTCTCGGCCCTGCATCGCATCAAGTCGGACGAACAGTGGCATTTCTACAGCGGCAGCGGCTTGACCATCCACGTTATTCACCCCGACGGCCAATATGAACAGCTCAGGCTCGGCGCCGACCTGGAATCCGGCGAAAGTTACCAGACAGTGGTGCCTCACAGTTGCTGGTTCGGGGCGACCGTCGATGTACCCGATAGCTACGCCCTGGTCGGCTGTACGGTCGCCCCCGGTTTCGACTTCGCCGATTTCGAGCTGGCCGATCGTGCGCTATTATTACGAGAGTTTCCGCCGCACGAAGAATTGATCACCCGTCTGACCCGAACTGCGTAGGGAAAAGCTCCTCCGTCGACATCGATGGCAAACTCGTCATGAATCCTTTCAAAAAAATCTCCGGCAAGATCAGGTTATTGATCAAATTGACTCTCTGGTTACTGCTGATCCTGACGATCGGCGGTGCCATTTTTACCGCCTGGCTGTTCCACGATCTGCCCGATATCGCCTTTCTGAAAAATCGCGATACCACCTTCACCATCGATGTGCGCGACTGGCAGGGGGAGACCCATCCGTTCCAGGTCGGCCCGGAAAATCCTTATTGGACGTCGATCGAGAAGGTCCCGGTCGAGCTCAAGTGGGCGGTGATCGCCGCCGAAGATGCCAGCTTCTACCTGCACAAGGGGGTCGACTTCGTGGCGATCAGGGAAGCGCTGATTTATGATCTGAAGCAAAAGCGCCTCGCCCGGGGCGCTTCGACCATCCCGCAGCAGCTGGCCAAGAATCTTTTCCTGTCGCGCGACAAGTCGATTCTGCGCAAACTGCGCGAACTGGTGCTGGCCGTGCGCATGGAAAAGCTTCTGAGCAAGGACCGTATTCTCGAATTATATCTCAACGTCGTGGAGCTCGGTCCGCTGGTCTATGGCGTCGGCGACGGCGCCCGCTATCATTTCGGCCGACCGGTTGAGCTGCTGACGCCGGCCCAGTCAGCGATTCTGGCTGCCATCCTTCCGGGGCCGCGCGTCGCCTTCAACCCTGAGACGCGCCCGGAAAGGGTTCGCCAGCGAGCAGCCCGACTGCTCGGCCTGCTCGGCGTCCGCGATGTTCTTAACGATGAGGAGATCGATGTCGCGCTGACCGAACTCGAGCATCTCGGTCGACCGCCTCTTGAGCTGGCGCCGCCGGAGGAGCCGGCATTTGATCTGTTTGAACAGTAAGAGAAGGGTCAGGTCTCAACTTCTGACGTATGAACAGTTGTTTTAACCTGTCAGGTGTTGAGATCTGACCCCATCTGGTTGACAAGATTGAATTTGTCCGAACAATCCGTTACTGATCCCTGTCGGATTGCAGGTTGAGCGAATCCTCCTTGATGCCGACATGGCATTGCCCGCACTCGGTTGGTCCGTTTCGTTCCTCGTGACATTTCAGGCAGATACTGTGGCCGTAAAGCTGATCAACGGTGCCGCCGAAGGTCCGCAGGGCGCTGTGGCAGAAACCGCAATCCGCGGCATTGCGTTCAGAGTGCTTTTTGTGCAGGAAGGTCACGGTGCCGTGCTCACCTTTGTAAATAAATTCCTCTACCTTCAAGGCGCTGTCGGTATTGGCCAGAACTGAACCGGCAATAAAAAAGCTCAGAAGTACAGGCAATAGCCATTTTCGTTTTTGCATGTCGAATCCCTTTTGGCGAGAAACATCCCTGATCCGGGCCATATTTTATCCAAGTGCAACTATGAGCAATCTTGATGCCAAGTATATTCGGCTATTTATGGGACTTTGCAGGGAGGCATTGTGTGCCAGTCACAGCCGGGGTGTGTGTCAGACCCCGGACCTGACACAGGCATGGCACAGGCAAACAATCGGGTTGAAGGGTCTTTCGGATCGACCAAAACCGCTTGCGCTGGCGGGTTGTCGCAGGACCGCCGGCTGACTTTTATCTTGGCATGGTGGTTGCTGAATACAAAGTGTGTTTCGGCGGCAACCGCTGGACGTTTTTAAAGTTCAGGATTGGACGAGAAGGAAGGGTGCCGATGTTTTCAAGCAAGGAGAAAGGGAGCCAGGTGGCGAAAGATTCGAATACGGCCGAAAACGATATTGTCGCTTTTATCGGTGCCGGAAGTCAATTTGAGGGGCGCATGGTCTTTTCTGAAAGCATGCGTATCGATGGTGCATTTCGCGGTGAGATCGCCTCGAACAGTTTACTGGTGACCGGAAATACTGCCGAGTTGCAGGGCGATTTTGCCGTCGGTTCGCTGATCATGAGCGGCCGTTTCAATGGCCGGATCAAGGCCGAGACCCGGGTAGAACTGCGGGCGCCGGCGACTATCGAAGGGGATATTGAAGCGCCGGTGGTGGTCATCGAGGACGGGGTTGTTTTTAATGGAGCGGTCAAGATGGCCGGGAATGGTTAGGCAGCTTATGGCGAAAACTGTTCTTGTGGTCGATGATTCCGCTTCAACCCGGCAGACCGTGACCTTTGTGCTCGGCCGTAGCGGCTATTCGGTGGTCGCGGCGATCGATGGCATCGACGCCCTGCGCAAGATCGCCGAGGAGCCGATTGATCTGATCGTTACCGAGGTCAACATGCCGAACCTCAGCGGCGTTGATTTTGTCGAAGAGGTCCGCAAGTCGGAAGGGTGTGTCGATATCCCGGTGATTGTCTTGACCATTGAAAACGACCAGAAGGTTCGCAAGCGGATGAAACAGCTCGACTGTGCCGACTGGCTGGAAAAGCCGCTCAAGACCGAATCCCTGCTGAGCTCGGTCGAGAGCGCACTCGCCAATAGCGGCGGAAAGCATTGACTTCGGTTTTCGACCCTCAGACCCGAGTGTGAACAGACGCCCCGCCTGACCCGAAGAAAAAGGGAAGCAGATAATCTGCTTCCCTTTGCTTATTTCGGATTGGCCTGAATTTCAGGAAAACTCCCGGTTCTCCTGCTCCATAACCCGGATAAAGGTTGTCCGCTTGGTCAGCTCCTTGAGCGCCGCGGCGCCGACATAGGTGCAGGTTGAGCGCAGGCCGCCGAGGATATCGAGGACCGTCGGTTCGAGCGGGCCGCGATACGGCACCTCGACCGTCTTCCCTTCCGAAGCGCGGTATTCGGCGACGCCGCCGGCATGTTTCTCCATGGCGGTTGACGAGCTCATGCCGTAGTAGAGCCGGTACTGCTTGTCATCGCGCTCGACGATCTCGCCGCCGCTCTCGTCGTGCCCGGCCAGCATGCCGCCGAGCATAACGAAGTCGGCGCCGCCGCCAAAGGCCTTGGCGATGTCGCCGGCGCAGCTGCAGCCGCCGTCCGAGATAATCCGGCCGCCGAGCCCGTGGGCCGCGTCGGCGCACTCGATCACCGCCGAGAGTTGCGGGTAGCCGACCCCGGTCTTGACCCGGGTGGTGCAGACCGAACCGGGGCCGATGCCGACCTTGACGATGTCGGCGCCGGAGAGGAGAAGCTCCTCGACCATCTCGCCGGTGACGACGTTGCCGGCGACGATGGTCTTGTCGGGATAAGTTTTGCGGACGCGGACAACGAACTCGACGAACGATTCGGCGTAGCCGTTGGCGACGTCAATGCAGATGAAGTTCAGCTGCGGGAAGGCCCCGATGATCTGCCCGAGCTTGTCGAAGTCGGCGTCGGAGACGCCGGTGCTGACCATGATCCGCTCGTAGATCGAATCGTTCCGGCCGTCAAGAAAGTCGGTCCACTGCTCGAGGGAATAGTGCTTGTGAATGGCACAGACCATGTCATGGGCTGCCAGCACCGCCGCCGCTTCGAAAGTGCCGACGGTGTCCATGTTGGCGGCGATGACCGGCACCCCGGTCCATTCCCGCTTGCTGTGCAGGAAGGTGTAGGTGCGATTCAGCTCGACCAGCGCCCGGCTTTTCAGGGTGGAGCGTTTGGGACGGATCAGGACATCCTTGAATCCGATTTTCAGATCGCTTTCAACGCGCATGGTTCAACCCTTTCCCGGTCAACAATTGAAAATATAAATTGAATAACAGTCCATATTATAGCACAGAGCATTTTTAGAGGCGGAGAGACAGTCAGATCAGAAAGTAGAGTAGCGGCAGGGTGATAAAGGCGAGGGCCATGCCGAGGCTGACCAGGGCGGCGGCGAGCTCCGGCAGCAGGCCGGCGGCAATGGCGAGGGCGCCGGCGGTGACCATCGGCGGCATGCCGGCTTCAAAGATGCTGATATCGCTGGCGAGATTTTCGAGGCCGAGCAGGCGACAGGCGGCGAGCGCCGCCAGTGGAGCGACCACCAGCTTGATTGCCAGGCCGTAGCCGAGCGGTTGCAGAACGCTCCTGCTGAGCCGGATGCGGAGCTGGAAGCCGATCGCCGTCATCACCAGCGGGGTCAGCATGCCGGCCAGGTTCTCCAGTCCCGTGGCGAGGGGGGCGGGGTAGGGCCAGCCGCGCAGGAGGAGGCCGACCAGCAAAGCCGTCGTCGGCGGGAACAGCAGCGCCCGTTTCGCGACCTCGGCAACCCTGATTTCCCCTTCCCGACCATAGGTGGCGAGGATAATCGAGCCGTAAACTGCGAAGATCAGCATGGTCCCGATCTGGTCGTAGATGATCAGGTAGGGGATGCCGGCTTCGCCGAAGAAGGCATTGACCATCGGCACGCCCATGAACGAGGTGTTGCCGATCGGGACGATCAGGAGCAGCACGCCGACCGTCTGGCGCGACCAGCCGAGCTTGCGGCCGGCCAGCACAACCAGCACGGCCGACAGGGCAAGCATCGCCCACGGCATTAGCGCCGGGACGATCATCTCGGAGGTAAAGTCGAGTTGCGGAACCTTGAGCAGGATCACCGCCGGCAGGGCGACGTAGAGGGCGAACATGTTCAGCGCCTGGGCCGTCTGCGCGGGGAAGGCCTCGATTCTGCGGAACAGCATGCCGAGACCGACGAATATGGCGATGAGGATAAAGTTTTCCATTTTTCGACCGAATCGTTTTTTACCGCCGAGATGACGGAAAGGAGAGGTACCTTTACCCTATTGTC
Above is a genomic segment from Desulfuromonas sp. containing:
- a CDS encoding adenine methyltransferase; protein product: MKYKTLPHISPLRYPGGKACLTDFIDDLVYLNDLQGCPYFEPYAGGAGAALGLLMSGAVSEVFLNDADIRIYSFWQALLSESEQFIDNIQQVHLTMEEWARQREISKNPNIHDLFEVGFSTFYMNRCNRSGILSGGPIGGYQQDGKWRIDVRFNRDNLSARIEALGRLRNSIHISNLDAIDFLKTTLPRGRGRDKVFVYLDPPYVVKARKLYLNVYEAKNHADLAKYMTSQKTLPWMMSYDDCDLIRNLYSKTCTVQKLPIRYSLQIKRSAEELLITPSTIDLPVALRAHEKEYSARQVSNGGTYGN
- a CDS encoding DNA polymerase IV; amino-acid sequence: MTDLRKIIHIDMDAFYAAIEQRDNPKLRGKPVIVGGDPDARGVVATCSYEARRFGIHSAMSSARAYRLCPQAIFVRPRFEAYRAVSLQIRELFHEYTDLVEPLSLDEAFLDVTDNKKEIASATWVAREILQQIRARTSLTASAGVSYNKFLAKIASDVKKPAGLTVVTPEQAAAFIDTLPIRRFHGVGKVTEQRMKSRGILTGADLRQRSLEELQRDFGKSGQYFFNISRGIDHRPVVPNRVRKSIGKETTLAEDCGDVRQMVTILSDLARKVANLVQKHETSGLTLTLKVKYSDFEIVTRSQTGPEPIVEADVMLELAEELLTKTDVNERPVRLLGLTLSQLTTEIPFETPLQLELPFPGKS
- a CDS encoding transglycosylase; protein product: MNPFKKISGKIRLLIKLTLWLLLILTIGGAIFTAWLFHDLPDIAFLKNRDTTFTIDVRDWQGETHPFQVGPENPYWTSIEKVPVELKWAVIAAEDASFYLHKGVDFVAIREALIYDLKQKRLARGASTIPQQLAKNLFLSRDKSILRKLRELVLAVRMEKLLSKDRILELYLNVVELGPLVYGVGDGARYHFGRPVELLTPAQSAILAAILPGPRVAFNPETRPERVRQRAARLLGLLGVRDVLNDEEIDVALTELEHLGRPPLELAPPEEPAFDLFEQ
- a CDS encoding two-component system response regulator, which translates into the protein MERSRWPGMVRQLMAKTVLVVDDSASTRQTVTFVLGRSGYSVVAAIDGIDALRKIAEEPIDLIVTEVNMPNLSGVDFVEEVRKSEGCVDIPVIVLTIENDQKVRKRMKQLDCADWLEKPLKTESLLSSVESALANSGGKH
- a CDS encoding GMP reductase, with amino-acid sequence MRVESDLKIGFKDVLIRPKRSTLKSRALVELNRTYTFLHSKREWTGVPVIAANMDTVGTFEAAAVLAAHDMVCAIHKHYSLEQWTDFLDGRNDSIYERIMVSTGVSDADFDKLGQIIGAFPQLNFICIDVANGYAESFVEFVVRVRKTYPDKTIVAGNVVTGEMVEELLLSGADIVKVGIGPGSVCTTRVKTGVGYPQLSAVIECADAAHGLGGRIISDGGCSCAGDIAKAFGGGADFVMLGGMLAGHDESGGEIVERDDKQYRLYYGMSSSTAMEKHAGGVAEYRASEGKTVEVPYRGPLEPTVLDILGGLRSTCTYVGAAALKELTKRTTFIRVMEQENREFS